In Fervidobacterium nodosum Rt17-B1, one genomic interval encodes:
- a CDS encoding GntR family transcriptional regulator, translated as MSGNQFVDFKKVDKHSGVPAYLQIINQIKAKVIIGQLKKGTQLPPVRELERIFDVNINTILKALERLKIEGLVEAEQGVGYFISGDIDIDRDVVNTVENLVQRLKSKNVDLYTTLALIEEVWNNG; from the coding sequence ATGAGCGGAAACCAATTTGTAGATTTCAAAAAGGTTGATAAGCACAGTGGTGTGCCAGCTTATTTGCAGATTATAAACCAAATAAAGGCGAAGGTAATAATAGGGCAGTTGAAGAAAGGGACTCAGCTTCCACCTGTCAGGGAGCTTGAGAGGATTTTCGATGTGAATATAAATACGATATTGAAAGCGCTTGAGCGTTTGAAGATTGAGGGTTTGGTCGAAGCGGAGCAGGGAGTTGGCTATTTTATTTCAGGGGATATAGATATCGATAGGGATGTTGTCAACACGGTAGAAAATTTGGTGCAAAGATTGAAGAGTAAGAATGTAGATTTGTACACAACTTTGGCTTTAATCGAGGAGGTGTGGAATAATGGGTGA
- a CDS encoding DUF3783 domain-containing protein yields MEETSQNRKVVLLHNFEKSEILKLMKAVKETFPGEEIIFASTTPTSLEWKVKDLIDELNKEHEEFKKMKQNQQNQK; encoded by the coding sequence ATGGAAGAAACAAGCCAAAACAGAAAAGTTGTCTTACTTCACAACTTTGAAAAATCAGAAATACTAAAACTCATGAAAGCGGTCAAAGAGACATTCCCAGGTGAAGAGATAATCTTCGCAAGCACAACACCAACAAGCTTAGAATGGAAAGTCAAAGACCTAATCGACGAACTCAACAAAGAACATGAGGAATTTAAAAAAATGAAACAAAATCAGCAGAACCAAA
- a CDS encoding MFS transporter, whose amino-acid sequence MEEKLSSINGIDKTKKVLTTLFFIVFADMLGFGLIIPLLPYYAKEFGAKDIVIGFLSMIYPLGQIFASPLIGRMSDKFGRKIALLLSVGGTFLSLLLLGFAKSLTLIFISRLLDGLTGGNITVAQSYISDFTDKKSRAKSLGLIGAAFGLGFILGPAIGGFLSRWGFHVPAFFAAGLSFVNLLNIIFLLPDSKPVEDAKRVPFTFEEMKKTISRPVVFYLLLTKFFYSFGFTTFESTFALFALRRLNLPLSQTSFVLAYVGILIAFTQGFLVGKITKKYKEDDIIKSLIFVVVPFLILYSFSANLITLILLLTPLSVISGLIGVSVNSIATKTVERDRLGGTLGIFNSVDSLTRIISPLFGALIIQYIGPKYLGLFIGTSLLISSFIFFFLFAPNYETYQKSENYAV is encoded by the coding sequence ATGGAAGAGAAGTTATCAAGTATTAACGGTATTGACAAAACTAAAAAGGTTTTAACAACATTATTCTTTATAGTCTTTGCTGACATGCTTGGTTTTGGCTTAATTATACCATTACTTCCGTACTATGCGAAAGAATTTGGAGCAAAAGACATTGTGATAGGATTCCTCTCCATGATATACCCATTGGGTCAAATCTTCGCATCGCCACTCATAGGGAGGATGTCTGACAAATTCGGAAGGAAAATCGCGCTCCTTTTGAGTGTTGGTGGCACATTCCTATCCCTCTTGTTACTTGGCTTTGCGAAATCACTAACGTTGATATTCATTTCAAGACTTTTAGATGGATTAACAGGTGGGAATATAACCGTAGCGCAATCTTACATAAGCGATTTCACAGACAAAAAATCACGTGCCAAAAGCTTAGGACTTATAGGCGCAGCATTTGGTTTAGGATTTATTTTAGGACCTGCAATAGGAGGATTTTTAAGCAGGTGGGGTTTCCACGTCCCAGCATTCTTCGCCGCAGGTCTTTCGTTCGTAAACCTTCTAAATATTATATTCCTCTTACCTGACTCCAAACCAGTGGAAGACGCAAAGAGAGTTCCATTCACATTCGAAGAGATGAAAAAAACAATCAGCAGACCTGTTGTGTTTTACCTTCTTTTAACGAAATTCTTTTATTCATTTGGATTCACAACATTTGAATCCACGTTCGCATTATTTGCACTCAGAAGACTCAACTTGCCTCTTTCTCAAACAAGCTTCGTCTTGGCGTATGTTGGAATTCTCATAGCATTCACACAAGGATTCCTTGTTGGAAAAATTACCAAAAAGTATAAAGAAGATGATATAATAAAATCACTGATATTTGTGGTAGTACCATTTTTGATACTTTACTCATTCTCAGCAAACCTAATCACACTCATTTTACTCTTAACACCTCTATCTGTTATATCTGGACTAATAGGAGTTTCCGTAAACTCCATCGCAACGAAAACAGTTGAAAGAGACAGATTAGGTGGTACACTTGGGATATTCAATTCCGTTGATAGTTTAACAAGGATAATAAGCCCTCTTTTTGGTGCTTTAATAATCCAATACATAGGTCCAAAATACCTTGGACTATTCATCGGCACTTCACTTCTAATAAGCTCATTTATCTTCTTCTTCCTATTCGCACCAAATTACGAAACATATCAAAAAAGCGAAAATTACGCAGTTTAA
- a CDS encoding nuclear transport factor 2 family protein, with protein sequence MIENSEEKKYSKYNIESLEQLIELWEKTYNEQGKLDWSHLLPYYADDIVFRDSIQEIHGIDEFKAMVERLTKRSQELRMKIVNAVKEGNLIFVEWEMTILFKKTRKSVVYGASRLILNDEGKIASQRDYYDLWGDIFDNIPGFNKLYRKFMRRVFG encoded by the coding sequence ATGATAGAGAATAGTGAAGAGAAAAAATACAGTAAATATAATATAGAAAGTTTGGAACAGTTGATTGAACTCTGGGAGAAGACTTACAACGAGCAGGGGAAGTTAGATTGGTCGCATCTGCTTCCGTACTATGCGGATGATATTGTGTTCAGGGATTCTATCCAGGAGATACACGGTATAGACGAATTTAAGGCGATGGTTGAAAGGTTAACGAAAAGATCGCAAGAGCTGAGGATGAAGATTGTAAACGCTGTGAAAGAAGGGAATTTGATATTCGTTGAGTGGGAAATGACTATATTGTTTAAAAAAACTAGAAAGTCTGTGGTTTACGGTGCAAGTAGGTTGATTCTTAACGATGAAGGTAAGATTGCATCGCAGAGAGATTATTACGATTTGTGGGGGGATATATTTGACAATATCCCTGGATTTAATAAACTGTACCGGAAGTTCATGAGGAGAGTGTTTGGTTGA
- a CDS encoding IS110 family transposase: MEQKYVNPKVSRISQDTLIVGIDVAKRNHWVRMTDYRGIDLISPFKINNTIDGIKMLEEKIRIIKQKEGLNNVILGMEPSGHYWKVLAWQMKSNEQVNYLVGVNPYHVKKSKEFDDNSPSKNDKKDAGLIAKLIKDGRYFDMHLSNDVYSELKVLTTTREQLVSKRKNSKNIVIAIIDEYFPEYEKIYKNIFSEGSMKLLKTYPFPEEILRVGVEEIESVLKESTKGKDWKSRARKIYEAARESVGVRAGQKSAKMKLRMLLEEIELLTRQIQELEEEMKKMIEETEEGEYIESVPGIGTVMTATILGETGGLSRFKSWKQIRKLAGLNLYEESSGEHKGKTRITKRGRPLLRKIIYLMAKTVIRHNREIMEKYLKLRKREKIH, from the coding sequence ATGGAACAAAAGTATGTTAATCCAAAAGTTTCAAGAATTTCTCAAGACACTCTAATTGTCGGTATTGATGTTGCTAAAAGAAATCATTGGGTTAGGATGACTGATTATCGTGGAATTGATTTGATTAGCCCTTTCAAGATTAATAATACCATAGATGGTATTAAAATGTTAGAGGAAAAAATAAGAATTATTAAGCAAAAGGAAGGGTTAAACAACGTAATCTTAGGCATGGAACCATCAGGGCATTATTGGAAGGTTTTAGCTTGGCAAATGAAATCTAACGAGCAAGTAAATTATCTTGTTGGAGTAAATCCATATCATGTGAAGAAAAGCAAAGAATTTGATGATAACTCACCTAGTAAAAATGACAAGAAAGATGCAGGATTAATAGCCAAATTAATCAAAGATGGAAGATATTTCGATATGCATTTATCAAATGATGTGTATAGTGAGTTAAAAGTATTAACCACGACAAGGGAACAATTAGTAAGTAAGAGAAAAAATTCAAAAAATATTGTAATAGCTATAATAGACGAATACTTTCCTGAGTATGAGAAGATATACAAAAACATATTTTCGGAAGGTTCGATGAAATTATTAAAGACCTATCCATTTCCGGAAGAGATATTAAGAGTTGGAGTAGAAGAAATAGAAAGTGTATTGAAAGAATCGACAAAGGGGAAAGACTGGAAAAGTAGGGCGCGGAAGATATACGAAGCAGCGAGAGAATCGGTAGGAGTAAGAGCAGGGCAAAAAAGTGCGAAAATGAAATTAAGGATGCTATTGGAAGAAATAGAGCTATTAACAAGACAAATTCAAGAGCTAGAAGAAGAGATGAAAAAAATGATAGAAGAAACAGAAGAAGGGGAATATATAGAAAGTGTGCCAGGGATAGGAACGGTAATGACAGCCACGATATTAGGAGAGACAGGAGGGTTAAGCAGGTTTAAAAGCTGGAAACAAATAAGGAAATTAGCTGGATTGAACCTGTACGAAGAAAGTTCTGGAGAACACAAAGGAAAAACGCGGATAACAAAAAGAGGGCGGCCGTTACTGAGGAAAATAATATACTTGATGGCAAAAACGGTGATAAGACATAACCGTGAAATAATGGAAAAATATTTAAAACTGAGGAAAAGAGAAAAAATCCATTAA
- a CDS encoding SDR family NAD(P)-dependent oxidoreductase yields MEKIKKSKKSKVWKYWREYKWSNVFEMLKNMKEKPKQCTERCDGKVVVITGATSGIGYYTAKKYASMGARVITINRSKEKSEALVRDIEREFGVKIEYFLADLSSLKDIYKAAEFLSCLKEPIDVLIHNAGVYLGKRTLTVDGLETNFVVHYLAPFIINYHLLEKYKEDKKGRIILVSSEGYRFAVWGLNLDDLQFEKARYTGLKAYGSAKLAQILTMHIFADLLKPYNVTINAMHPGMVRTNTGRDNSALYRWFKKTFIDSISQTPEISAQALYYLGVSKEVENITDKFFHLTKIEELAPPAKDMEEAKKLWDLTIKMIDSFGLGIKKSVDFDGSDGCA; encoded by the coding sequence ATGGAAAAAATTAAAAAAAGTAAAAAAAGCAAAGTGTGGAAGTACTGGCGAGAGTACAAATGGTCGAATGTTTTTGAGATGCTGAAGAATATGAAGGAAAAGCCAAAGCAATGCACGGAAAGGTGCGATGGGAAGGTTGTTGTGATAACGGGCGCAACTTCCGGTATTGGTTATTATACAGCGAAGAAGTACGCTTCTATGGGTGCGCGAGTGATAACAATAAATAGGAGTAAGGAAAAGTCTGAGGCTTTGGTTAGAGATATAGAACGGGAATTTGGCGTAAAAATTGAGTATTTTTTAGCTGATTTGAGTAGTTTGAAAGATATATACAAAGCTGCTGAGTTTTTATCATGTCTTAAAGAACCCATCGATGTTTTGATACACAACGCCGGAGTGTATTTAGGCAAGCGCACATTAACCGTCGATGGGCTTGAAACGAATTTCGTTGTCCATTATCTTGCACCTTTTATTATTAATTACCACCTCTTGGAAAAGTACAAAGAGGATAAAAAGGGGAGGATTATCCTTGTTAGTTCTGAAGGGTACAGGTTTGCTGTGTGGGGATTGAATTTGGATGATTTGCAATTTGAAAAGGCAAGATACACCGGTTTAAAAGCCTACGGTAGTGCAAAGCTTGCTCAGATTTTAACGATGCACATCTTCGCAGACTTACTGAAACCTTACAATGTTACGATAAATGCGATGCACCCTGGTATGGTGAGGACGAATACCGGCAGGGATAACAGTGCACTTTATAGGTGGTTCAAAAAGACGTTTATAGATAGTATTTCGCAAACACCAGAGATTTCAGCACAAGCGCTGTATTATTTAGGCGTCTCAAAAGAAGTCGAGAATATCACAGATAAATTTTTCCATCTCACAAAGATAGAGGAACTAGCCCCGCCGGCGAAAGATATGGAAGAAGCCAAAAAACTTTGGGATTTAACTATTAAGATGATTGATTCTTTTGGATTAGGTATTAAAAAATCTGTAGATTTTGATGGGAGTGATGGATGTGCGTAA
- a CDS encoding glycerol-3-phosphate acyltransferase, which yields MRNLQIYIFYVALIFLQFLSGSVMYSYIIAKLKGIDLRKVRDGNPGSTNLWRAAGWKYGFLALALDYFKGVLPLTFFAWKDSFSLININRYVLAVAALAGILGHAFSPFLKFKGGKAVATMFGAWSVLTKWEGPMLLGCVFTIFSIFNRIKGKKKTNPEKDAFRVLLGFVALLFYTIWKAFNGMPELVVLYVGNAIVVFYKHRVELRNYFLKIRK from the coding sequence ATGAGGAATTTGCAAATCTATATATTTTATGTTGCCTTGATATTTCTTCAATTTTTATCAGGATCTGTTATGTATTCGTATATTATAGCGAAGTTGAAAGGTATTGATTTGAGGAAAGTAAGAGATGGCAATCCCGGTTCGACGAATCTTTGGAGAGCCGCAGGTTGGAAATATGGATTTTTGGCTTTAGCATTGGATTACTTTAAAGGCGTTTTACCACTTACTTTTTTTGCTTGGAAGGATTCTTTTAGTTTAATTAACATAAATAGATACGTTTTAGCTGTTGCGGCGCTTGCGGGAATTTTAGGGCATGCGTTTTCTCCTTTTTTAAAATTCAAAGGTGGGAAGGCTGTTGCAACGATGTTTGGCGCTTGGTCTGTTTTGACTAAGTGGGAAGGACCTATGTTATTAGGATGTGTTTTTACAATCTTTTCCATATTCAACAGAATTAAAGGGAAGAAAAAGACAAATCCAGAAAAGGATGCTTTCAGAGTGTTGTTAGGGTTCGTCGCTTTGCTTTTTTACACAATTTGGAAAGCTTTCAATGGTATGCCTGAGTTGGTTGTACTGTACGTTGGAAATGCTATTGTAGTTTTCTACAAACATCGCGTGGAATTGAGAAATTATTTTTTAAAAATTAGAAAGTAA
- a CDS encoding phytoene desaturase family protein translates to MKKKVKKVVVVGVGVAGLTASLYLLLEGHDVTLIEKNNYCGGLVNSFNRADFIFDGGVPAFLNAGIILPMLNEVGIDLKFVKNKVSVGIGDKIVHVKGEESFRDYVDMLKEIYPDSVEDIERLALVILSVMNSMKILYSVDNPLFVEKKEFKTFKTYLPWLLKVLKTVSVMNKLKEPVEDYVGKIVRNESLKDILTQHFFKNTPAFFALSYFYAYTDYIYPENGIGELAWKMEEKVRELGGEIVLNTGIKKVDVDKHLVLDGDGRSWRYDKLIWAADLKRLYSIACCDRKSEKVEKEKNKVLSGKTTESVVKVFIAVDEPVEYFEKISNEHFFYTPSKEGIGEIEHSELENLKSAIRNDFNNFDRNAISEWIGKLCKYTSYEISIPALRNKNLAPEGKTGLIVNFFFDYELAKLVHDAGWYAELKNMIEENVIETLSNTVYPELKDKVIFKFSSTPLTIARYVGTTNGAIVGWAFGKLGEKQPIKNSLSHAYLTAFPDIYKAGQWAYSPAGVPMAVLTGKLAAGKV, encoded by the coding sequence TTGAAGAAAAAAGTTAAAAAAGTTGTAGTTGTAGGTGTGGGAGTAGCCGGTTTAACGGCTAGTTTGTATTTGCTTTTGGAAGGACACGATGTCACACTTATAGAGAAGAACAATTACTGCGGTGGGTTGGTGAATTCGTTTAATAGAGCGGATTTTATCTTCGATGGTGGTGTCCCAGCGTTTTTGAATGCTGGGATAATTTTGCCTATGCTCAATGAAGTGGGAATTGATTTAAAGTTTGTTAAAAACAAAGTTTCCGTTGGTATAGGCGACAAAATTGTGCACGTGAAGGGCGAGGAAAGTTTTAGGGATTACGTAGATATGCTAAAAGAGATTTATCCGGATAGTGTGGAAGATATAGAGAGATTGGCGTTGGTTATTTTGAGCGTTATGAACAGTATGAAGATTTTGTATAGCGTCGATAATCCACTCTTTGTAGAGAAGAAAGAATTTAAGACTTTTAAGACTTATCTGCCCTGGCTTTTGAAAGTTCTAAAGACCGTGTCGGTTATGAACAAGCTCAAAGAGCCTGTTGAGGATTATGTAGGAAAGATTGTGCGAAACGAATCTCTTAAAGATATACTTACTCAGCATTTTTTCAAAAATACACCCGCGTTTTTCGCATTGAGTTATTTTTACGCATACACGGATTACATCTACCCTGAGAACGGTATCGGTGAATTGGCATGGAAGATGGAAGAGAAGGTAAGGGAACTTGGTGGTGAGATTGTATTAAATACGGGGATTAAAAAGGTAGATGTTGACAAGCATTTGGTTCTAGACGGTGATGGAAGGAGTTGGAGATACGATAAATTAATCTGGGCAGCTGATTTGAAGCGGTTGTATAGTATAGCTTGTTGTGATAGAAAAAGTGAAAAAGTTGAGAAAGAAAAGAATAAAGTGCTATCTGGGAAGACCACTGAATCAGTTGTGAAGGTGTTTATTGCTGTTGATGAACCGGTTGAGTATTTTGAAAAGATATCAAACGAGCATTTCTTTTACACACCAAGCAAAGAAGGGATAGGCGAAATTGAACATTCCGAGCTTGAGAATTTGAAAAGCGCTATTAGAAATGATTTTAACAATTTCGATAGAAACGCAATTAGCGAATGGATTGGTAAGCTTTGTAAATACACTTCGTACGAGATATCTATACCTGCTTTAAGAAACAAAAATTTAGCTCCGGAAGGTAAGACTGGTTTGATAGTCAATTTCTTTTTCGATTACGAACTTGCGAAGCTGGTCCATGATGCAGGTTGGTACGCTGAGTTAAAAAACATGATTGAAGAGAATGTAATTGAAACATTATCAAATACAGTCTATCCAGAGCTGAAGGATAAAGTGATTTTTAAATTCTCTTCGACCCCCTTAACGATAGCAAGGTATGTAGGTACAACAAATGGTGCGATTGTTGGTTGGGCGTTTGGCAAACTTGGAGAAAAACAGCCTATAAAGAATAGTTTGTCGCATGCGTATTTGACTGCGTTTCCGGATATATACAAAGCAGGTCAGTGGGCGTACAGTCCAGCCGGCGTTCCGATGGCTGTCTTGACTGGTAAACTAGCCGCCGGGAAGGTTTGA
- a CDS encoding aromatic ring-hydroxylating oxygenase subunit alpha → MIKNQWYIVLSSKEVKKGELIGVTRFGEKLALWRDEAGKVHCISDVCCHRGASISHGKILSNGERVMCPFHGFEYDSTGRVCVIPANGRNTPVNENFKVKAYHTYELADFIWIWYGDGEPTNPPTYFEDITDDLSYSEFKEVWNVHYSRAIENQLDVVHVPFVHYNTIGRGNRTVVDGPIVKWFGDTMFYFYVFNRVDDGRPARKPEEIGLNEKSQVYLEFKFPNMWQNHIDEKIRVTAAFVPIDDEHTMIYLRFYIGFTKIRFLDKLITLMGMPFNRKILHQDKRVVETQIPKKSELRMGENLIPGDAPILEYRKKREALKNS, encoded by the coding sequence ATGATAAAGAATCAATGGTATATTGTGCTTTCTTCTAAAGAGGTTAAAAAGGGAGAGCTTATAGGTGTTACTAGGTTTGGTGAGAAACTTGCACTTTGGAGAGATGAGGCAGGGAAGGTTCATTGTATTTCCGATGTATGTTGTCACAGAGGAGCTTCTATTTCACATGGAAAGATTCTTTCAAATGGCGAGCGTGTTATGTGTCCATTCCATGGTTTTGAGTACGATTCAACTGGACGGGTGTGCGTGATTCCTGCAAACGGAAGAAATACACCGGTAAATGAGAATTTTAAGGTCAAAGCTTATCATACTTACGAATTAGCGGATTTTATCTGGATTTGGTATGGTGACGGTGAGCCAACAAATCCACCGACGTATTTTGAGGATATAACGGATGATTTGAGTTACAGTGAATTTAAAGAAGTTTGGAATGTACACTATTCGCGGGCTATAGAGAATCAGCTTGATGTTGTGCATGTACCGTTTGTGCATTACAACACTATTGGTAGGGGCAATAGGACAGTTGTGGATGGTCCAATTGTTAAGTGGTTTGGAGATACGATGTTTTATTTCTATGTCTTTAACCGAGTTGACGATGGAAGACCTGCGAGAAAACCCGAGGAGATAGGTTTAAATGAAAAAAGTCAAGTGTACTTGGAGTTTAAGTTTCCAAATATGTGGCAAAATCACATAGATGAGAAAATTAGGGTAACGGCTGCTTTTGTTCCTATCGATGATGAACATACCATGATTTATCTGAGGTTTTACATCGGTTTTACGAAGATTAGGTTTTTGGATAAGTTGATAACGTTGATGGGTATGCCGTTTAATAGAAAGATTTTACACCAAGATAAGCGTGTTGTGGAAACTCAGATTCCAAAGAAGAGCGAGCTTCGCATGGGAGAAAACCTTATACCCGGCGATGCGCCTATACTTGAGTACAGAAAAAAGAGGGAAGCTTTGAAAAATAGTTGA
- a CDS encoding phytoene desaturase family protein, translated as MRKEVIVVGGGIAGLTAALTLSSKGKDVLLIEKNDYCGGLMNTFERDGFRFEGGARALVNSGLVKPLAEEFKIDIEFLPNPVSIIVEDKVLKINGVESIYEYAKILKELYPESIEDVDRIIFAIKSVIEDMKVLYGVDNPLFEKGKKNILNLLYVVPWFFKFLRTIYRIGKLQEPIESYMDKLTSNRSLRDIIIQHFFKGTPTFFALSYFALYNDYIYPKGGVGNFTRKIAEKIKELGGEILLNTEIVSVDVSENKLIDSNGKEYNYEKLIWTADLKQFYLNLKNIPEKFKGKFNTEKEKILNAKGAESVFTLFLELDIPAEFFGEIVTGHMFYTPKKEGLGELHRLELKRLIQNWKNIKKEDVYSWLEKFVKYNTFEISIPALREKQAAPDGKTGMIVSLLFDYKLTDLIYKDGWYDEFKEKFSEFVIDAISEGVFDGLKLKDKIIAKFSATPITIHKIVKSSDGAIVGWSFEEGIPVNASMMNMKAAVRTSIPNVFKAGQWTFSPAGGPTSIMTGRMAANECE; from the coding sequence GTGCGTAAGGAAGTTATTGTTGTAGGCGGGGGTATAGCGGGATTAACCGCTGCACTGACACTCTCAAGTAAGGGTAAAGATGTTTTGCTCATAGAGAAAAATGATTATTGTGGTGGGTTGATGAACACGTTTGAAAGAGATGGTTTCAGATTCGAAGGTGGGGCAAGAGCACTTGTAAACTCGGGACTTGTCAAGCCACTTGCAGAGGAATTTAAGATAGACATAGAATTTCTGCCAAATCCTGTGTCGATAATAGTTGAGGATAAGGTGTTGAAAATAAACGGTGTGGAGAGTATATATGAGTACGCGAAAATTTTGAAGGAATTGTATCCTGAGAGTATAGAAGATGTGGATAGGATAATTTTCGCAATTAAGAGTGTTATTGAGGATATGAAGGTTTTATACGGTGTCGATAATCCACTCTTTGAAAAAGGTAAGAAAAACATTTTAAATCTTTTATACGTTGTGCCGTGGTTTTTCAAATTCCTTAGGACGATTTACAGGATAGGTAAATTGCAAGAGCCAATTGAAAGTTATATGGATAAATTAACTTCGAATCGTTCACTGAGGGATATAATAATTCAGCATTTCTTTAAGGGGACGCCAACGTTTTTTGCGTTGAGCTATTTTGCGTTGTACAACGATTATATATATCCAAAAGGTGGGGTTGGGAATTTTACAAGAAAGATCGCGGAGAAGATAAAAGAATTGGGCGGAGAAATTTTGTTGAATACGGAGATTGTGAGTGTGGATGTATCGGAAAATAAGTTAATTGACAGTAATGGGAAAGAATATAACTACGAAAAGCTCATATGGACAGCTGATTTGAAGCAATTTTATTTAAACTTGAAGAATATTCCAGAAAAATTCAAAGGTAAATTTAACACCGAGAAGGAGAAAATTCTCAACGCAAAAGGCGCTGAATCCGTTTTCACACTTTTTTTGGAACTCGATATACCCGCTGAGTTTTTCGGTGAGATAGTGACAGGGCATATGTTCTATACGCCGAAAAAGGAAGGATTGGGCGAATTGCACCGCTTGGAATTGAAAAGGCTTATACAAAATTGGAAGAACATAAAGAAAGAAGATGTTTACTCTTGGTTGGAGAAGTTTGTAAAATACAACACGTTTGAGATTTCCATCCCAGCCCTAAGAGAGAAACAAGCGGCGCCTGATGGTAAAACAGGTATGATTGTAAGTTTGCTCTTTGATTACAAGTTAACGGATTTAATATACAAAGATGGATGGTACGACGAATTCAAAGAAAAATTCAGCGAGTTTGTTATAGACGCTATTTCTGAAGGTGTATTCGATGGGTTGAAGTTGAAAGATAAAATTATCGCGAAGTTCTCGGCTACGCCGATTACTATACACAAGATAGTGAAAAGTTCGGATGGAGCTATCGTAGGTTGGAGTTTTGAGGAAGGCATACCTGTGAATGCGAGTATGATGAATATGAAAGCAGCTGTTAGAACATCGATACCGAATGTTTTCAAAGCAGGACAATGGACTTTCAGCCCTGCAGGTGGTCCAACTTCGATAATGACAGGAAGAATGGCCGCGAATGAGTGCGAATGA
- a CDS encoding glycosyltransferase, with protein sequence MIIINIKDVKKKGENGLRFLDIPLHLLVIGFSVFISFIYFFFSKRRYLDAEEIKSVENSQENGFSISVIIPARNEESNIGKILSLLNLQTVKPYEVIVVDDNSIDRTAKIVKAFQNDNESIKLISLKEEPPEGWVGKSWAIWNGYKHSSGNILIFMDADVEPGEKTLEALVSNYRRYGGLISVWPYQRFEKFYEHLNLVFNLVVTYAGNMLGFPSEKPVGAFGPVILTSRKDYEKTGGHVTIKDSVLEDIKLGKLYVESGIRVTNLLGKSVVKFRMYPNGFRQLFDGFSKNMSSGAISNGLLNFLIALIWLSGFYSSFASFNMPLGYVVLRYAGFTIIVYLLSKPIGDYKWYDAIIYPLHFIFFAVVFLYSLYKTTILKKVTWRGREIKFK encoded by the coding sequence ATGATAATAATAAATATCAAAGATGTAAAAAAGAAAGGGGAAAATGGATTGAGGTTTTTAGATATTCCACTTCATCTTTTAGTGATTGGTTTTTCTGTGTTTATATCTTTTATCTATTTTTTCTTTTCAAAGAGAAGGTACTTGGATGCTGAGGAAATTAAGAGTGTTGAAAATTCTCAAGAAAATGGATTTAGTATTTCCGTTATCATACCAGCAAGGAATGAGGAGAGTAATATCGGTAAGATTTTAAGCCTTTTAAATTTGCAAACGGTTAAACCTTATGAGGTCATAGTTGTGGATGATAATTCTATCGATAGAACCGCGAAGATTGTAAAGGCATTCCAGAATGATAATGAAAGTATTAAGTTGATTAGTTTAAAAGAAGAACCGCCTGAGGGGTGGGTTGGAAAATCTTGGGCAATTTGGAATGGTTACAAGCATTCGTCAGGTAATATTTTGATTTTTATGGATGCGGATGTCGAGCCCGGTGAGAAGACTTTGGAAGCTTTGGTTAGTAATTACAGAAGATACGGCGGTTTAATATCCGTTTGGCCGTACCAAAGGTTTGAGAAGTTTTATGAGCATTTGAATTTGGTTTTTAACCTTGTCGTTACGTACGCTGGTAATATGTTGGGTTTTCCCTCTGAAAAGCCTGTTGGGGCATTCGGACCTGTTATACTAACTTCGAGGAAAGATTACGAAAAGACTGGCGGACATGTAACGATAAAGGATTCAGTGCTGGAGGATATAAAGCTTGGGAAGTTGTATGTTGAGAGTGGTATTAGGGTGACGAATTTGCTTGGTAAAAGTGTTGTCAAATTTAGGATGTATCCAAATGGTTTTAGACAACTTTTCGATGGGTTTTCGAAAAATATGTCTTCAGGGGCTATTAGCAATGGATTGTTAAATTTTCTCATAGCTCTTATTTGGTTGTCTGGTTTTTATTCGTCTTTTGCTTCTTTTAATATGCCGTTGGGGTATGTGGTTTTAAGGTACGCAGGGTTTACAATTATAGTCTATCTTCTTTCCAAACCGATAGGTGATTACAAATGGTACGATGCGATCATTTATCCGCTACATTTTATTTTCTTTGCTGTTGTTTTTCTTTATTCTTTGTACAAAACCACAATCCTTAAGAAAGTTACATGGCGTGGAAGGGAAATAAAGTTTAAATAA